CTACTACTTGAGTATATCCGGTATAAATAAACACAAATTAAAGCACTCCCTTTGATAGAATGCCTTCATGGCTATCTGCATGCGGGAGTGTTTTTTTGTCTCTTAACCTTGTAAGATAGTTTTGAAAGAGATTCATACCCCTCTACGGAAGTGAGGCCTATTCATGGAAAGAGAACTGCTGGAACAAATCAACTTGTGGCATGAGCAGGACCAATTCAGTCTCATTATTGAACATATTGAACGAATCCCCGTCTCAGAGCGGGATTATAATCTGATTGGTCAACTCGCCAGAGCCTATAACAATGACACACGTTACCGCGAAGCCATTAAACAACTGTTGTCTGTCGAGGAGCAAGGGGTAAACGACCCGCTCTGGCAATATCGCTTAGGGTACGCGTACTGTTATATCGCCAACTATGAACAAGCACTATTGGCGTTTGAGAGAGCTAACGAACTTCAGCCACATGATGAATCAACCCTTGAATTTCTAAGTCAGATTCGACCTTTCGCTGAGAAGATGCGGCGGGATCGTCAACGCCATGAAGAGAATATCGCAGCATTGGAGCAGAGCGGTACACAGAACCATCTAAGAGCCGCTTCAGGGACTTATGATCCCGCAACGTTCTGGGTACAGAGTGATTATGCGCAGGACAATCATGTATCAGAACCTTTTGATGAAGAAGAGATTTTGACTATTGAGAAAGAATTAGGTTACAGGCTGCCCGCATCCTATATTCAACTGATGAATACGCAAAACGGCGGTATCCCTGCGCTCACTGTATTTCCCACCAAAGAAGCGACTTCCTGGGCTGAGGATCACATTGCCATTTCAAGCATTATGGGAATTGGACACGATAAAATATACGCACTCGCTGGTGAGCTGGGAAGTCGGTTCATGATCGAGGATTGGGGATACCCCGACCTGGGGATTGTGATCTGTGATTGTCCATCCGCTGGTCATGATGTCGTTATGCTGGATTATCGCTTCTGTGGCCCTGAAGGTGAACCCTGTGTAGTTCATGTGGATCAGGAAAATGATTATGAGATTACATATCTTGCGCCGAATTTTGAAGCTTTCATCCGTGGATTGGTTGATGAGGATACGTATGACCTGTCTGACGAAGAGAATGAGGACTAAAACCCAGGAGGGTCGGCCATATGACAACCCGTATATATTTTGGTTCCAATCAACTTGGCGAAGTGGCCGCAGTTCCATTGCAGGATGCGCTGAATGAGCTTGATCTGGGAACCCTTGAAGATTATCGACGAACAGATAAAGGTGTTATGGGTCAGACACTGCTCATTCGCTCTTCCCGTGGAGAGTATATTCTGAAAGGCAATCCTTTATATGCAGGACAGTTACAGGAAGAAAAGTTCTTTGTAGAACAACTGGCAAAACATACGTCCATTCCTGTCCCTGATCCATATTTATTACATGAAGATACCCATCTGCTAGGCTGGAGTTATGCCATAATGCCACGCCTGCCCGGGAATCACCTGTATGATCCAGCATTCCAGGATTCACTGTCACAG
The nucleotide sequence above comes from Paenibacillus sp. W2I17. Encoded proteins:
- a CDS encoding SMI1/KNR4 family protein, whose protein sequence is MERELLEQINLWHEQDQFSLIIEHIERIPVSERDYNLIGQLARAYNNDTRYREAIKQLLSVEEQGVNDPLWQYRLGYAYCYIANYEQALLAFERANELQPHDESTLEFLSQIRPFAEKMRRDRQRHEENIAALEQSGTQNHLRAASGTYDPATFWVQSDYAQDNHVSEPFDEEEILTIEKELGYRLPASYIQLMNTQNGGIPALTVFPTKEATSWAEDHIAISSIMGIGHDKIYALAGELGSRFMIEDWGYPDLGIVICDCPSAGHDVVMLDYRFCGPEGEPCVVHVDQENDYEITYLAPNFEAFIRGLVDEDTYDLSDEENED